A DNA window from Pontimonas salivibrio contains the following coding sequences:
- a CDS encoding sensor histidine kinase — protein MPLASNKRFAQAGLNDADSAWLHQVISEGQLLADLAFADIVFWVPNAEGDFEAVAHLRPSSSATLFYRDVVGTAPRAEWKELMDKAYLTGAIVDSSAPDWYENTPARVRAVPVGRRGAPGRGVPPRAAGEKAGQPVALLTRHSNLSESRMPSRLELTFNECANDLFRMLAEGQFPDPDGPSPPARGAPRASDGLIRLDMTGRVTFASPNALSAFSRLGYDKELEGGVLAEATTSLLTGTLIVDESLPLVVSGRAPWRSEIESNGVTVSLRAIPLKSMGDRIGAVVLCRDVTTLRRQERELITKDATIREIHHRVKNNLQTVASLLRIQSRRAVDEKAKDALNQAMRRVAAIAVVHDTLSEGLSQNVDFDTVFDRVSSLAAEVASGTNPVVKPVFYGSFGILPSEYATPLALALTELVTNAVEHGVKGQVGGVVQITAERGPDRLRVVVRDNGSGLPDGVVGEGLGTQIVRTLVEGELSGTISWHTTQGEATEVVIDVPLQYLQEKPVTQAVPTV, from the coding sequence CCAGTTACTGGCCGATCTTGCCTTTGCGGACATTGTGTTTTGGGTACCTAACGCTGAGGGTGATTTTGAAGCGGTCGCCCACTTGCGTCCCTCGTCATCAGCGACACTGTTTTACCGGGATGTTGTGGGTACGGCTCCTCGGGCCGAATGGAAAGAGCTGATGGATAAGGCCTATCTCACAGGCGCCATCGTCGACTCCAGTGCCCCCGACTGGTATGAAAACACTCCAGCCCGCGTCCGCGCCGTCCCCGTGGGGAGGCGGGGCGCCCCCGGCAGGGGTGTGCCGCCGAGGGCCGCCGGTGAAAAAGCAGGGCAACCGGTCGCTTTGCTGACACGCCACTCCAATCTGAGTGAATCGCGGATGCCTTCCCGGCTTGAGCTCACCTTCAACGAGTGCGCTAACGACCTGTTTCGCATGTTGGCAGAGGGCCAGTTCCCGGACCCTGATGGTCCGTCACCGCCCGCACGGGGTGCACCTCGGGCGTCCGATGGGTTGATTCGCTTAGACATGACCGGTCGGGTGACGTTTGCCAGCCCCAATGCGCTTTCGGCGTTTAGCCGGCTGGGCTACGACAAAGAATTAGAAGGAGGCGTGCTGGCTGAAGCGACCACGTCGCTTCTCACCGGCACGCTCATTGTTGATGAATCGTTGCCCTTGGTGGTGAGCGGCCGGGCGCCGTGGCGAAGTGAAATTGAATCGAACGGTGTCACCGTCAGCCTTCGAGCAATTCCTCTGAAATCGATGGGCGATCGCATCGGTGCGGTGGTGCTCTGTCGCGATGTGACCACCCTGCGCCGGCAAGAGCGGGAATTGATTACGAAAGATGCGACGATTCGTGAAATTCACCACCGTGTGAAAAACAATCTACAAACGGTGGCCTCGCTGCTTCGCATCCAGTCTCGCCGTGCGGTTGATGAGAAAGCCAAAGACGCGCTGAACCAGGCGATGCGGCGAGTCGCCGCCATCGCCGTAGTACACGACACCCTCTCGGAGGGGCTCAGCCAAAACGTCGACTTCGACACCGTCTTTGATCGGGTATCGAGCCTGGCGGCTGAAGTCGCTTCCGGGACAAACCCCGTCGTGAAACCGGTGTTTTATGGAAGTTTTGGCATTCTGCCGAGTGAATACGCCACACCGCTCGCCCTCGCATTGACTGAACTGGTCACCAACGCCGTGGAACACGGAGTGAAAGGCCAGGTCGGTGGGGTCGTGCAGATTACTGCCGAGCGTGGGCCAGACCGCCTTCGGGTGGTTGTGCGCGATAACGGCAGTGGCCTACCCGATGGGGTCGTCGGCGAAGGCCTTGGCACCCAAATTGTCCGAACCCTGGTCGAGGGTGAGTTAAGCGGCACCATTTCTTGGCACACCACCCAGGGCGAGGCGACCGAAGTCGTCATCGATGTGCCCCTGCAGTACCTGCAAGAAAAACCTGTCACCCAAGCAGTCCCGACCGTTTAG